The following are encoded in a window of Microcaecilia unicolor chromosome 14, aMicUni1.1, whole genome shotgun sequence genomic DNA:
- the LOC115457403 gene encoding olfactory receptor 1019-like: MEEENITTVTEFIILGFPEFPELQIPLFLLFLLIYLIVLMGNLTIITVTCLDPRLHTPMYFFLCNLSFLDISSTSVTLPKLMDIFLRKGQHVSVKGCFTQMHFFLALASVEFFLLTVMAYDRYVAVCHPLHYAVIINVKVCVLMAAGSWVIGFLDPVIHTVLISHFSYCASNEINHFFCDLSALLTLSCSRTYTVESMSLIAAALMGLPCFTTTLTSYAYIISTILRIQSTEGRRKAFSTCSSHLTVVILFYGTIMCLYIRPTSMQSLDQNKLFAVLYNILIPMFNPVIYGLKNREVKGALRKMFHTFSKHRGIDIQKELFR; this comes from the coding sequence ttcatcaTTCTGGGGTTTCCTGAATTTCCAGAGCTGCAAATCCcccttttccttctgtttttacTGATTTACCTGATCGTCCtgatggggaacctcactataatAACCGTGACGTGCCTGGACCCTCGTCTGCACACCCCCATGTACTTTTTCCTCTGCAACTTGTCCTTCCTTGATATCTCTTCCACCTCAGTCACTCTCCCCAAACTAATGGATATTTTTTTAAGGAAGGGGCAGCATGTTTCCGTAAAGGGCTGTTTTACACAGATGCATTTTTTCCTTGCGTTGGCATCTGTAGAATTCTTTCTGCTTACAGTCATGGCTTATGATCGCTATGTGGCAGTATGCCACCCGCTTCATTATGctgttataataaatgtaaaagtCTGTGTGTTGATGGCAGCAGGGTCCTGGGTCATTGGGTTCCTGGACCCAGTAATACACACCGTCCTCATATCACATTTCTCTTACTGTGCATCGAATGAGATTAACCACTTCTTCTGTGATCTGTCGGCTCTGCTGACATTGTCTTGCAGCAGGACATACACTGTTGAAAGTATGAGCTTAATTGCCGCTGCTCTGATGGGACTTCCCTGCTTTACGACAACCCTGACATCTTACGCTTACATCATCTCCACCATCCTGAGGATCCAGTCCACGGAGGGGAGACGcaaagccttctccacctgctcctcccacctGACGGTCGTTATTCTCTTCTATGGGACTATAATGTGTTTGTACATCAGACCTACGTCCATGCAGTCACTGGATCAGAACAAACTTTTTGCAGTGTTATATAACATTTTAATTCCTATGTTTAATCCTGTTATTTATGGCCTGAAAAACAGAgaggtaaaaggagccctgagaaAAATGTTTCATACCTTTTCTAAACATCGGGGGATTGACATTCAGAAGGAGTTATTCAGGTAA